From one Perca flavescens isolate YP-PL-M2 chromosome 4, PFLA_1.0, whole genome shotgun sequence genomic stretch:
- the LOC114554777 gene encoding myosin heavy chain, fast skeletal muscle: MSTDAEMECFGPAAIYLRKSERERIEAQNTPFDAKSAYYVTEPTEMYLKGKLLKKEGGKATVEVQGGKSFTVKEDDIFPMNPPKYDKIEDMAMMTHLSEPSVLYNLKERYAAWMIYTYSGLFCVTVNPYKWLPVYDSVVVSGYRGKKRIEAPPHIFSISDNAYQFMLQDRENQSILITGESGAGKTVNTKRVIQYFATIAVAGGKKMETGKMQGSLEDQIIAANPLLEAYGNAKTVRNDNSSRFGKFIRIHFGSTGKLASADIETYLLEKSRVTFQLSAERSYHIFYQLMTGHKPELIEALLITTNPYDFPMVSHGEIIVKSINDVEEFIATDTAIDILGFTAEEKISIYKLTGAVIHHGNMKFKQKQREEQAEPDGNEEADKIAYLMGLNSADMLKALCYPRVKVGNEMVVKGQTVPQVHNSVSALSKSVYEKMFLWMVVRINEMLDTKQPRNFFIGVLDIAGFEIFDYNSLEQLCINFTNEKLQQFFNHHMFVLEQEEYKKEGIEWEFIDFGMDLAACIELIEKPMGIFSILEEECMFPKASDVTFKNKLYDQHLGKSAPFQKPKPAKGKAEAHFSLVHYAGTVDYNITGWLDKNKDPLNDSVVQLYQKSAVKLLAHLYASHASTEDGKGGKKDGGKKKGGSFQTVSALFRENLGKLMTNLRSTHPHFVRCLIPNESKSPGLMENFLVIHQLRCNGVLEGIRICRKGFPSRILYADFKQRYKVLNASVIPEGQFIDNKKASEKLLASISVDKSQYRFGHTKVFFKAGLLGTLEEMRDEKLVELVTMTQAVCRGFLMRREFAKMMQRREAIYSIQYNIRSFMNVKTWPWMKLYFKIKPLLKSAETEKEMAQMKEDFGKMKEDLTKALAKKKELEEKMVSLLQEKNDLMLQIQAEGENISDAEERCEGLIKAKIQLEAKLKETSERLEDEEEMNAELTAKKRKLEDECSELKKDIDDLELTLAKVEKEKHATENKVKNLVEEMSSQDESIAKLTKEKKALQEAHQQTLDDLQAEEDKVNTLTKAKVKLEQQVDDIEGSLEQEKKLRMDLERSKRKLEGDLKLAHESIMDLENDKQQSDEKIKKRDFEMSQLLGEIEDEQSLGVQLHKKIKELQARIEELEEEIEADRAARAKVEKQRSDLSRELEEISERLEEAGGATSVQTEMNKKREAEFQKLRRDLEESTLQHEATAAALRKKQADSVAELGEQIDNLQRVKQKLEKEKSEYKMEIDDLSSNMETVAKSKGNLEKMCRALEDQLSELKTKNEEHMRQLNEINVQRSRLMTENGEFGRQLEEKESLVSQLTRGKQAYIHQIEELKKHLEEEVKAKNALAHALQSARHDCDLLREQYEEELEAKSELQRAMSKANSEVAQWRAKYETDAIQRTEELEEAKKKLAQRLQDAEESIESVNAKCASLEKTKQRLQGEVEDMMFDVERANVLAANLDKKQRNFDKVLAEWKQKYEESQAELEGAQKETRSLSTEMFKMKNSYEEALDHLETLKRENKNLQQEISDLTEHIAESGKTIHELEKGKKTAESEKAEVQTALEEAEATLEHEESKIIRIQLELTQVKSEIDRKLAEKDEEIDQIKRNSQRVIESMQSTLDAEIRSRNDALRIKKKMEGDLNEMEIQLSHANRQSADAQKQLRNVQGQLKDAQLHLDEAIRGQEDMKEQVAMVERRNNLMLAEIEELRSALEQTDRSRKVAEQELVDSSDRVGLLHSQNTNLINSKRKLETDLVQIQGEVEDAVQEARNAEEKAKKAITDAAMMAEELKKEQDTSAHLERMKKNLDVTVKDLQHRLDEAENLAMKGGKKQLQKLEARVRELECEVEAEQRLGAEAVKGIRKHERRVKELTYQTEEDKKNIARLQDLVDKLQLKVKSYKRQSEEAEEQANTHLSRYRKVQHEMEEAQERADIAESQVNKLRAKSREIGRGKEAEE, encoded by the exons ATGAGTACGGACGCGGAAATGGAGTGTTTTGGCCCGGCGGCTATATACCTCCGGAAATCCGAAAGGGAGAGAATAGAGGCTCAAAACACTCCCTTTGATGCCAAATCAGCATATTACGTGACAGAGCCCACTGAGATGTATTTGAAGGGGAAACTATTGAAAAAGGAGGGTGGCAAAGCCACTGTTGAAGTTCAGGGTGGGAAG AGTTTCACTGTGAAAGAAGATGACATCTTCCCCATGAACCCTCCAAAGTACGATAAGATTGAGGACATGGCCATGATGACCCACCTCAGTGAGCCTTCTGTGCTGTATAACCTCAAAGAGCGTTATGCAGCATGGATGATCTAC ACCTACTCAGGACTGTTCTGCGTCACTGTGAACCCCTACAAGTGGCTCCCAGTGTATGATTCAGTGGTTGTCTCAGGATACAGAGGCAAAAAGAGGATTGAGGCTCCACCCCACATCTTCTCCATCTCTGATAATGCCTACCAGTTCATGCTCCAAG ATCGTGAGAATCAGTCAATCCTGATTAC TGGAGAATCCGGTGCAGGAAAGACCGTCAACACCAAACGTGTCATTCAGTACTTTGCAACAATCGCAGTGGCTGGAGGAAAGAAAATGGAGACTGGAAAAATGCAG GGGTCACTGGAAGATCAAATCATTGCAGCCAACCCACTGCTGGAGGCTTATGGTAATGCCAAAACTGTGAGGAATGACAACTCATCCCGCTTT GGTAAATTCATCAGAATCCATTTTGGATCAACTGGAAAGTTGGCTTCAGCTGATATTGAAACAT ATCTGCTGGAGAAGTCTCGAGTGACGTTCCAGCTGTCTGCTGAGAGGAGCTACCACATCTTCTATCAGCTCATGACAGGCCACAAACCTGAGCTGATAG AGGCTCTCCTCATCACCACCAACCCTTACGACTTCCCCATGGTCAGTCATGGTGAAATCATTGTAAAGAGTATCAATGACGTTGAGGAGTTCATAGCCACTGAT ACTGCCATTGACATCCTGGGCTTCACTGCTGAAGAGAAGATAAGCATCTACAAGCTGACTGGAGCGGTGATACACCACGGAAACATGAAGTTCAAGCAGAAGCAGCGTGAAGAGCAGGCTGAGCCCGATGGCAATGAGG AGGCGGATAAAATCGCCTACCTCATGGGCCTGAACTCTGCTGATATGCTCAAGGCTTTATGTTACCCAAGAGTCAAGGTCGGCAATGAAATGGTGGTAAAAGGTCAAACAGTGCCACAG GTGCATAATTCCGTCTCGGCTCTCTCGAAGTCTgtctatgagaaaatgttcTTGTGGATGGTCGTCAGAATCAATGAGATGCTGGATACCAAGCAGCCCAGGAACTTTTTCATTGGTGTCTTAGACATTGCAGGGTTTGAAATCTTTGAT TACAACAGCTTGGAGCAGCTGTGCATCAACTTCACCAATGAAAAACTGCAACAGTTTTTCAACCACCACATGTTTGTCCTGGAGCAAGAAGAGTACAAGAAAGAGGGAATTGAATGGGAGTTCATTGATTTTGGTATGGACCTGGCTGCCTGCATTGAGCTGATTGAGAAG CCAATGGGAATCTTCTCCATCCTTGAAGAGGAGTGCATGTTCCCCAAGGCATCAGACGTCACCTTCAAGAACAAACTGTATGACCAGCATCTTGGTAAAAGTGCTCCCTTCCAGAAACCCAAACCTGCCAAAGGCAAAGCTGAGGCCCATTTCTCCCTGGTGCACTATGCCGGCACTGTTGATTATAACATCACTGGCTGGCTGGATAAGAACAAAGACCCCCTGAACGACTCAGTGGTTCAGCTCTACCAGAAGTCTGCAGTCAAACTGTTGGCTCACCTCTATGCATCACATGCCTCAACAGAAG ATGGTAAAGGTGGAAAGAAGGATGGTGGCAAGAAGAAGGGTGGCTCCTTCCAGACAGTGTCGGCTCTTTTTAGG GAAAACTTGGGCAAGCTGATGACCAACTTAAGGAGCACTCATCCACACTTTGTGCGGTGTTTGATTCCCAATGAATCAAAATCACCAG GTCTCATGGAGAACTTCCTGGTCATCCACCAGCTGAGGTGTAACGGTGTGCTGGAAGGTATCAGGATCTGCAGGAAAGGTTTCCCCAGCAGAATCCTCTACGCTGACTTCAAGCAGAG ATACAAAGTATTGAATGCTAGTGTCATCCCTGAGGGACAGTTCATCGACAACAAGAAGGCCTCAGAGAAACTGCTGGCATCCATAAGTGTGGACAAATCCCAATACAGATTTGGCCATACCAAG GTATTCTTCAAGGCTGGACTACTGGGTACACTTGAGGAGATGCGAGATGAGAAATTGGTTGAACTGGTCACAATGACTCAGGCAGTCTGCAGAGGTTTCCTGATGAGACGAGAATTTGCCAAAATGATGCAGAGAAG GGAAGCCATTTACTCCATTCAGTATAACATCCGCTCATTCATGAATGTCAAAACCTGGCCATGGATGAAGCTGTACTTCAAGATTAAGCCTCTGCTGAAGAGTGCAGAGACTGAAAAAGAGATGGCCCAAATGAAAGAGGACTTTGGAAAGATGAAAGAAGATCTGACAAAGGCTCTAGCTAAGAAGAAAGAACTGGAGGAGAAGATGGTTTCTCTGCTGCAGGAGAAGAATGACTTGATGCTACAAATTCAGGCT GAGGGTGAAAACATCAGTGATGCGGAGGAAAGGTGTGAGGGGCTCATTAAAGCAAAAATCCAGCTTGAGGCCAAACTCAAAGAGACGTCTGAGAGactggaggatgaggaggaaatGAATGCTGAGCTGACTGCAAAGAAGAGGAAGCTGGAGGACGAGTGCTCTGAGTTGAAGAAAGACATCGATGACTTGGAGCTCACCCTGGCCAAAGTGGAAAAGGAGAAACATGCCACTGAGAACAAG GTTAAAAACCTGGTTGAGGAAATGTCATCTCAAGATGAGAGCATTGCAAAGTTGACCAAAGAGAAGAAAGCCCTCCAAGAGGCCCATCAGCAGACCCTTGATGATCTGCAGGCAGAGGAAGACAAAGTCAACACTCTGACCAAGGCTAAAGTCAAGCTAGAGCAGCAAGTGGACGAT ATTGAAGGTTCCTTGGAGCAAGAAAAGAAGCTCCGTATGGATCTTGAGCGATCAAAAAGAAAGCTTGAAGGAGATCTGAAACTGGCCCATGAATCCATCATGGATCTGGAGAATGACAAGCAGCAGTCtgatgaaaaaataaagaa GAGGGACTTTGAGATGAGTCAGCTTCTTGGCGAGATAGAAGATGAACAGTCACTTGGTGTTCAACTTCATAAGAAAATCAAGGAACTCCAG GCTCGTATTGAGGAGTTGGAGGAAGAGATCGAGGCTGATCGAGCTGCTCGGGCCAAGGTGGAGAAGCAGAGGTCTGATCTCTCCAGGGAACTTGAGGAGATCAGCGAGAGGCTCGAAGAAGCTGGCGGAGCAACGTCTGTTCAGACTGAAATGAACAAGAAGCGTGAGGCCGAGTTTCAGAAGCTGCGCCGTGACCTGGAAGAGTCCACCCTGCAGCATGAGGCCACCGCTGCAGCTCTGCGCAAGAAGCAGGCAGACAGTGTGGCAGAGCTTGGAGAACAGATTGACAACCTCCAGAGAGTCAAACAGAAgctggagaaagagaaaagtgaATACAAGATGGAGATCGATGACCTCAGCAGCAATATGGAGACTGTCGCCAAATCCAAA GGTAACCTGGAGAAAATGTGCCGTGCTCTTGAGGATCAATTAAGTGAATTAAAGACCAAGAATGAAGAGCATATGCGTCAGTTAAATGAAATTAATGTTCAAAGATCAAGACTGATGACTGAAAATG GGGAATTTGGTCGTCAGTTGGAGGAAAAGGAGTCTCTTGTTTCACAGCTTACAAGGGGAAAACAGGCTTATATTCACCAAATTGAGGAGCTCAAAAAGCACCTTGAGGAGGAAGTTAAG GCCAAGAACGCCCTGGCTCATGCTCTTCAGTCAGCTCGTCATGACTGCGACCTGCTCAGAGAGCAGTatgaggaggagctggaggccaAATCTGAGCTGCAGCGCGCAATGTCTAAGGCCAACAGCGAGGTGGCTCAGTGGAGAGCCAAATACGAGACTGATGCCATTCAGCGCActgaggagctggaggaggctAA GAAAAAGCTTGCCCAGCGTCTTCAGGATGCAGAGGAATCCATCGAGTCTGTGAATGCAAAATGTGCCTCTCtggaaaagacaaaacagagaCTGCAGGGCGAAGTGGAAGACATGATGTTCGATGTGGAGAGAGCTAATGTTCTGGCTGCTAACCTTGACAAGAAGCAAAGGAACTTTGACAAG GTTCTTGCAGAGTGGAAACAGAAGTATGAGGAAAGCCAGGCAGAGCTTGAAGGAGCTCAGAAGGAGACTCGGTCATTAAGCACTGagatgtttaaaatgaaaaactcCTATGAAGAAGCCCTGGACCACCTGGAGACGCTGAAGAGAGAGAACAAGAACCTGCAGC AGGAAATCTCCGATTTGACTGAACATATTGCTGAATCAGGAAAGACAATTCATGAGCTGGAAAAGGGGAAGAAGACAGCAGAGAGCGAGAAAGCAGAAGTCCAGACTGCCCTAGAAGAGGCTGAG GCGACACTGGAGCACGAAGAATCAAAGATCATCCGTATCCAGCTCGAGCTCACCCAAGTCAAGAGTGAAATTGACAGAAAACTTGCAGAGAAGGACGAGGAGATCGACCAGATCAAGAGGAACAGCCAGAGAGTGATTGAGTCCATGCAGAGCACTTTGGATGCTGAGATCAGGAGCAGGAATGATGCCCTGAGAATCAAGAAGAAGATGGAAGGAGACCTGAATGAGATGGAGATTCAGCTGAGCCACGCCAACCGCCAGTCAGCCGATGCCCAGAAACAGCTGAGAAACGTGCAGGGACAGCTTAAG GATGCCCAGCTGCACCTTGATGAAGCCATTAGAGGCCAGGAAGACATGAAGGAGCAGGTGGCCATGGTGGAGCGCAGGAACAACCTGATGCTGGCTGAGATTGAGGAGCTGAGATCTGCACTGGAGCAGACGGACAGAAGCCGCAAAGTGGCTGAACAGGAGCTGGTAGATTCCAGCGATCGTGTGGGACTGCTGCACTCTCAG AACACAAATCTCATAAACAGTAAAAGGAAGTTGGAGACTGACCTTGTCCAGATCCAGGGTGAAGTGGAAGATGCTGTCCAGGAAGCGAGAAATGCTGAAGAAAAGGCCAAGAAGGCCATCACTGAT GCGGCCATGATGGCAGAAGAGCTGAAGAAGGAGCAGGACACCAGCGCTCATTtggagaggatgaagaagaaccTGGACGTGACAGTGAAGGACCTGCAGCACCGCCTGGATGAAGCTGAGAATCTGGCCATGAAGGGCGGAAAGAAGCAGCTTCAGAAACTGGAGGCTAGA GTCCGAGAGCTTGAGTGTGAGGTCGAGGCCGAGCAGAGACTTGGAGCTGAAGCTGTGAAAGGCATCCGCAAACACGAACGCAGAGTAAAGGAACTGACTTACCAG ACAGAGGAGGACAAGAAGAATATCGCCCGACTTCAGGATCTGGTGGACAAGCTGCAGCTGAAAGTGAAATCCTATAAGAGGCAGTCTGAGGAAGCT GAGGAGCAGGCCAACACTCACCTGTCCAGGTACAGGAAGGTGCAGCACGAGATGGAGGAGGCTCAGGAGAGAGCTGACATCGCCGAGTCTCAGGTCAACAAGCTGCGAGCCAAAAGCCGTGAGATCGGCAGG gGAAAGGAGGCCGAAGAATGA